In Paenibacillus ihbetae, the following are encoded in one genomic region:
- a CDS encoding sugar-binding transcriptional regulator — protein MRNLLEIQEQLLPDLMDTFKRRYTILHQIKLSGLVGRRTLASSLSMTERVLRAETDLLKAQGLIEIETLGMRISHAGLCLLEELEPLMKELFGLVELEEKIKKAYGLRKVVVIPGDSESSPEVKRELGRAGARTLLSFVENGDTIAVTGGSTLAEVAEQMSPLTAGPLKGTWFVPARGGLGESMEIQANTIASKMAKRVGAEYRLLHVPDLLSEDAYQSLVQDLHIQEIVDVIRRSRIIIHGIGDAMEMARRRKLDEESIRSLQQDGAIAESFGYYFSKEGAVVHKMLTLGLRLEDIMQTETIIGIAGGRSKAKAIHAVLKFGHEDILVTDEAAALEVEKEIDAAAS, from the coding sequence ATGCGTAACCTATTAGAAATACAAGAGCAGCTTCTGCCCGATTTGATGGACACCTTTAAACGAAGGTACACGATTCTCCATCAGATCAAGCTGTCCGGGCTGGTCGGCCGACGAACGCTGGCGTCATCCCTGTCGATGACGGAACGGGTTCTGCGGGCTGAAACCGATCTTCTGAAAGCACAGGGACTGATCGAGATTGAGACGCTCGGCATGCGGATCAGCCATGCGGGCCTGTGTCTGCTTGAAGAACTGGAGCCGCTCATGAAGGAATTGTTCGGGCTGGTCGAGCTTGAGGAGAAGATCAAGAAGGCCTACGGACTCCGCAAGGTTGTCGTCATTCCCGGTGACAGTGAATCCTCTCCGGAAGTGAAGCGCGAGCTCGGGCGTGCCGGAGCAAGAACACTGCTAAGCTTCGTCGAGAACGGCGATACGATCGCCGTCACGGGTGGATCCACGCTCGCCGAAGTCGCGGAGCAGATGTCACCGTTGACAGCAGGGCCTTTGAAAGGCACCTGGTTTGTGCCCGCACGCGGCGGTCTCGGAGAGAGCATGGAAATCCAGGCCAACACGATTGCTTCCAAGATGGCGAAGCGCGTGGGAGCCGAATATCGGTTGCTGCACGTCCCTGACCTCCTGAGCGAGGATGCCTATCAATCTCTAGTGCAGGATCTGCACATCCAGGAGATTGTGGATGTCATCCGACGTTCCCGGATCATCATCCACGGGATCGGTGACGCGATGGAAATGGCCAGAAGACGCAAGCTGGACGAGGAATCGATCCGCAGCCTCCAGCAGGATGGGGCGATTGCCGAATCCTTCGGATATTACTTCAGCAAGGAAGGCGCGGTTGTCCACAAGATGCTGACTCTCGGGCTCCGGCTGGAAGACATCATGCAGACGGAGACGATCATCGGTATTGCCGGCGGCCGAAGCAAAGCCAAAGCGATTCATGCCGTGCTGAA
- the clpP gene encoding ATP-dependent Clp endopeptidase proteolytic subunit ClpP, which translates to MSFIPMVVEQSNRGERAYDIYSRLLKDRIIFLGSDVNDVVANSIIAQMLFLSAEDPEKDIHLYINSPGGSITAGMAIFDTMQFIKPDVSTICVGMAASMGAFLLNAGAKGKRYALPNSEIMIHQPLGGAQGQATDIEIRARRILKMRDKLNRILAERTGQPLERIEKDTDRDYFMTAEEAKAYGLVDQVLEKTPSQGL; encoded by the coding sequence GTGAGTTTTATACCTATGGTCGTTGAACAAAGCAACCGCGGCGAGCGGGCATACGACATCTATTCCAGATTGCTGAAAGACCGCATAATCTTCCTCGGCTCCGACGTCAATGACGTGGTCGCCAATTCCATCATTGCCCAAATGCTGTTCTTGTCGGCAGAGGATCCGGAGAAGGATATTCACCTTTACATCAATAGCCCTGGCGGTTCGATCACCGCGGGCATGGCAATATTCGATACGATGCAATTCATCAAGCCGGACGTCTCGACCATCTGTGTCGGCATGGCCGCCTCCATGGGTGCATTCCTGCTGAATGCAGGCGCTAAGGGCAAGCGCTACGCGCTGCCGAACAGCGAAATCATGATTCACCAGCCGCTTGGCGGCGCACAAGGTCAAGCAACGGATATCGAAATCCGGGCACGCCGCATTCTGAAGATGCGCGACAAGCTTAACCGTATTCTTGCCGAGCGCACCGGCCAACCGCTGGAACGAATCGAGAAGGATACCGACCGCGACTACTTCATGACAGCCGAAGAAGCCAAAGCTTATGGCCTCGTCGACCAGGTGTTGGAGAAGACGCCTTCGCAAGGACTGTAA